One genomic segment of Marinitoga piezophila KA3 includes these proteins:
- a CDS encoding anaerobic ribonucleoside-triphosphate reductase activating protein — MIIAGIRTFSFVDYPGKISAVLYTGGCNFRCSWCHNWKIAYADDYKKLNEEEVLNKLKGLRKRLNAICITGGEPTIHKDLPDLIRKIKNLGYSVKLDTNGTNPEMLRKLVESNLIDYVAMDIKADFKNYTKLISRNYSFEKEIKESIDILRNLNINYEFRMTYVPGLSKEEDVEFFEEFLLSDEKGYITIANSTEIFEINKKGIDLNVKKLILR, encoded by the coding sequence ATGATTATTGCCGGTATTAGAACGTTTAGTTTTGTGGATTATCCGGGAAAGATTTCAGCTGTTTTATATACAGGTGGTTGCAATTTCAGATGTTCATGGTGCCATAATTGGAAAATAGCATATGCCGATGATTATAAAAAATTAAACGAGGAAGAAGTATTAAATAAATTAAAGGGTTTGAGAAAAAGATTAAACGCAATATGTATTACAGGTGGTGAGCCTACAATACATAAGGATTTGCCAGATTTAATACGTAAAATAAAAAATCTTGGATATAGTGTTAAATTGGATACTAATGGGACCAATCCAGAAATGTTAAGAAAACTTGTAGAAAGTAATTTAATTGATTATGTGGCAATGGATATAAAAGCAGATTTTAAGAATTATACAAAGTTAATTAGCAGGAATTATTCATTTGAAAAAGAAATAAAAGAAAGTATAGACATTTTAAGAAATTTAAATATAAATTATGAATTCAGGATGACATATGTTCCTGGTTTATCGAAGGAAGAAGATGTTGAATTTTTTGAAGAATTTTTATTGTCAGATGAAAAAGGATATATAACAATAGCCAATTCAACAGAGATATTTGAAATAAATAAAAAAGGAATAGATCTTAATGTAAAAAAATTAATTTTAAGGTAA
- a CDS encoding ribonucleoside triphosphate reductase, with the protein MNLIYDYLENRDWKVRENSNMQYSLQGLNNHIHQEITKEFWLNEVYDKYNKKISEYHKRGFMHIHDLGALSAYCVGWDLEDLLRRGFNGVPGKVASGPARHFRTALGQIVNFLYTMQGEAAGAVAFSNFDTLLAPFIKYDNLSYEQVKQAMQEFIFNMNVPTRVGFQSPFSNITMDLTVPSTHKDKHVIIGGKEREETYSEFQIEMDMINKAFIEVMLEGDYDGRPFSFPIPTYNITKDFNWDSEVATMIMTMTMKYGTPYFANYINSDMNPEDARSMCCRLKLDNRQVINHMKELSFGFVNADKGEKEETEVKRRGGLFGSNPLTGSIGVVTVNMPRLMYLSNGNKEKFYSLLDDVMNIAKESLEIKRQYVEEWTKQGLYPYTKVYLDNVYQLTGQYWANHFSTIGFVGMHEGLLNFGIEDGIVNPEGKKFAEEIMNYMLDRLNEFNKETGNLYNLEASPAEGTTYRLAKIDLNEFKDIKHAGTEENPYYTNSVHPPVNYFEDPFDLLEHQEGLQNKWTGGTVIHIFVGEKITDGEALKEFIRIAFENHSLPYMSITPTFSICPDHGYIAGEHFECPYCGKKTEVYSRVVGYYRPVQNWNDGKQQEYMERIQFRLNKEIIRG; encoded by the coding sequence ATGAATTTGATTTATGATTATCTTGAAAACAGGGATTGGAAGGTTAGGGAAAATTCCAATATGCAGTATTCGCTTCAAGGATTGAATAATCATATACATCAGGAAATAACAAAGGAATTCTGGCTTAATGAAGTATATGATAAATACAACAAAAAAATTAGTGAGTATCATAAAAGGGGATTTATGCATATACATGATTTAGGTGCTTTATCCGCATATTGTGTTGGATGGGATTTGGAAGACTTATTGAGGCGAGGATTTAATGGGGTTCCTGGCAAAGTTGCATCAGGGCCAGCAAGACATTTTAGAACAGCATTGGGACAGATAGTTAATTTTTTATATACAATGCAGGGTGAAGCTGCTGGAGCAGTCGCCTTCTCGAATTTTGATACCTTATTGGCACCATTTATAAAATACGATAATCTTTCATATGAACAGGTAAAACAGGCAATGCAGGAATTTATATTTAACATGAATGTGCCTACAAGGGTTGGATTTCAATCTCCATTTAGCAATATAACAATGGATTTAACAGTTCCGTCTACTCATAAGGATAAACATGTAATTATTGGTGGGAAGGAAAGAGAAGAAACATATAGCGAGTTCCAGATTGAAATGGATATGATAAATAAAGCTTTTATAGAGGTAATGCTTGAGGGAGATTATGATGGAAGACCATTTTCATTTCCTATTCCAACATATAATATCACAAAGGATTTTAATTGGGATAGTGAAGTTGCAACAATGATAATGACAATGACAATGAAATATGGAACGCCATATTTCGCCAATTATATTAATTCCGACATGAATCCAGAAGACGCACGTTCAATGTGCTGTAGGTTAAAACTTGATAATAGACAGGTAATCAATCATATGAAAGAATTGTCTTTTGGTTTTGTTAATGCAGATAAAGGAGAAAAAGAAGAAACAGAGGTTAAGAGAAGAGGAGGGTTATTTGGTTCTAATCCATTAACAGGTTCTATAGGTGTTGTTACTGTAAACATGCCAAGGTTGATGTATTTGTCTAACGGAAATAAAGAAAAATTTTATTCATTACTTGATGATGTAATGAATATAGCAAAGGAAAGTCTGGAAATAAAGAGGCAATATGTTGAAGAATGGACGAAACAGGGATTGTATCCATATACAAAGGTTTATCTTGATAATGTATATCAATTGACAGGTCAATATTGGGCAAATCACTTTTCCACAATAGGGTTTGTTGGTATGCATGAAGGATTGCTTAATTTTGGAATAGAAGATGGCATAGTAAATCCAGAAGGAAAGAAATTTGCTGAAGAGATAATGAATTACATGCTTGATAGATTAAATGAATTTAATAAAGAGACAGGTAATTTGTATAATCTTGAAGCTTCACCAGCTGAAGGAACAACATATAGACTTGCAAAAATAGATTTAAATGAATTTAAGGATATAAAACATGCCGGAACTGAAGAAAATCCATATTATACAAATTCTGTGCATCCTCCTGTGAATTATTTTGAAGATCCATTTGACTTACTTGAACATCAGGAAGGGTTGCAAAACAAGTGGACTGGTGGAACGGTAATACATATATTTGTTGGGGAAAAAATTACAGATGGCGAAGCATTGAAGGAATTTATAAGGATAGCTTTTGAAAACCATTCATTGCCATATATGAGTATTACGCCAACATTTTCAATATGTCCTGATCACGGATATATTGCAGGAGAACATTTTGAATGTCCATATTGTGGAAAGAAAACAGAGGTATATTCACGTGTAGTGGGATATTATAGACCAGTGCAAAATTGGAATGACGGTAAACAACAGGAATATATGGAAAGAATACAGTTCAGATTGAATAAAGAGATTATCAGGGGATGA
- a CDS encoding amidohydrolase, whose translation MKILFKGATIYPITSKPLKGDLLVENGKIKKIAEKIDEKADEIVDVSGKFLFPGFVDAHSHIGVFEEGVGMSYQDGNEMTDPNTAQVRVIDAFYPEDAAIKRALEGGVTTVMVLPGSANPIGGQGAILKFRSNIVDEMIVKEPAGLKMAMGENPKRVYGNQNKMPATRLGSVAVIREFFLKVKNYMKKKEKEDFNEYDLKMEIGEKVLKREIPARIHAHRADDILTAIRLSEEFGFDVVIEHATEAYKIADYIKEKNIPLVVGPLFGFRTKLELKDMSFDLLRIVNEKGILAGLMCDHPVLHLEHANVQAALGMRYGAKEEDLLKMLTINGAKILKIDDRVGSLEPGKDADIAIWNYHPFDIRAKAESVYIEGKKVL comes from the coding sequence ATGAAGATTTTATTTAAAGGTGCAACTATCTATCCTATTACTTCAAAACCACTTAAAGGTGATTTACTTGTTGAAAATGGAAAAATCAAAAAAATTGCAGAAAAAATAGATGAAAAAGCAGATGAAATTGTAGATGTTTCTGGAAAATTTTTGTTTCCAGGATTTGTAGATGCTCATTCACATATTGGTGTATTCGAGGAAGGTGTGGGAATGTCATATCAGGACGGAAATGAAATGACAGATCCAAACACCGCACAGGTAAGGGTAATTGACGCTTTCTATCCAGAAGATGCTGCTATTAAAAGGGCTTTAGAAGGCGGTGTAACTACAGTAATGGTTTTACCTGGAAGTGCAAATCCAATCGGAGGACAGGGAGCAATTTTAAAGTTTAGATCAAATATAGTAGATGAAATGATAGTAAAAGAACCTGCAGGATTAAAAATGGCAATGGGGGAAAATCCTAAAAGAGTTTATGGAAATCAAAACAAAATGCCAGCAACAAGACTTGGAAGCGTTGCTGTAATAAGGGAATTCTTTTTAAAAGTTAAAAACTATATGAAAAAGAAAGAAAAAGAAGATTTTAATGAATATGATTTAAAGATGGAAATTGGTGAAAAAGTGTTAAAAAGAGAAATTCCTGCAAGAATTCACGCTCATAGGGCTGATGATATATTAACAGCTATTAGATTATCTGAAGAATTTGGATTTGACGTGGTAATTGAACATGCAACTGAAGCATATAAGATAGCAGATTATATAAAAGAAAAGAATATTCCTCTTGTTGTAGGACCATTATTTGGCTTTAGAACAAAATTAGAATTAAAAGATATGTCTTTCGACTTATTAAGAATAGTAAATGAAAAAGGTATTTTAGCAGGTTTAATGTGTGATCATCCTGTATTGCATTTAGAACATGCGAATGTTCAGGCTGCTCTCGGGATGAGATACGGAGCTAAAGAAGAGGATTTATTAAAAATGCTTACCATAAATGGTGCAAAAATTTTAAAAATCGATGATAGAGTTGGTTCATTAGAACCTGGAAAAGATGCCGATATTGCAATCTGGAATTATCATCCATTTGATATTAGAGCTAAAGCTGAAAGTGTTTATATTGAAGGAAAAAAAGTATTATAA
- a CDS encoding ABC transporter permease — MNVFEAIIASLTSPVFYKLMLMSATPLIFAALGGVFSEVTGVTNIALEGIMKLGAFTAVVFTFYTGNPWIGLAGALIAGVLFSWLHAYVSIRWSADQIVSATALILIATGLTAFLMEPIFGHSGQTDFVAKIPKVKFEAIQNVPFIGEIFDEMSIFVYLAFIAVALSWFLIYKTPLGLRMRAVGENPKAADTLGVNVFGIRYFGVLMSGLLAAFGGAYLSIGELGQFQENMPSGKGFIALAAMILGNWNPVGAMWAALLFGASDALNIQLQSILDIPPEMKALLNLLPFLVTIIVVSGFVGKTRPPAADGIPYEKE; from the coding sequence ATGAATGTATTTGAAGCTATAATTGCAAGTTTAACAAGTCCGGTATTTTATAAATTGATGTTAATGAGTGCAACTCCTTTAATATTTGCAGCTTTAGGTGGTGTTTTTAGTGAAGTTACCGGTGTTACAAATATTGCTCTTGAAGGTATTATGAAATTAGGAGCATTTACAGCTGTTGTTTTTACATTTTACACAGGTAACCCATGGATAGGATTAGCAGGAGCTTTAATTGCTGGAGTTCTATTTTCATGGCTTCATGCATATGTTTCAATTAGATGGAGTGCAGATCAGATTGTTAGTGCTACAGCTTTAATCCTTATTGCTACAGGTTTAACAGCATTTTTAATGGAACCAATATTTGGACATTCAGGACAAACAGACTTTGTTGCAAAGATTCCAAAAGTAAAATTTGAAGCTATACAAAATGTACCTTTTATCGGTGAAATATTCGATGAAATGAGTATTTTTGTATATCTCGCATTTATAGCAGTTGCTTTAAGCTGGTTCTTAATTTATAAAACACCTTTGGGATTAAGAATGAGAGCAGTTGGTGAAAATCCAAAAGCAGCAGATACATTGGGTGTAAATGTATTTGGAATTAGATATTTTGGTGTTTTAATGAGTGGATTGTTAGCTGCATTTGGTGGAGCATATTTAAGTATAGGTGAATTAGGACAATTCCAGGAAAATATGCCAAGTGGTAAAGGGTTTATTGCATTAGCAGCTATGATTCTTGGTAACTGGAATCCTGTTGGTGCAATGTGGGCAGCGTTGCTTTTCGGAGCTTCTGATGCTTTAAATATTCAATTGCAATCTATTCTTGATATACCACCAGAAATGAAAGCTTTACTTAATTTATTACCATTCTTGGTAACAATAATTGTTGTTAGCGGATTTGTTGGAAAGACAAGACCACCAGCAGCAGATGGTATCCCATACGAAAAGGAATAA